In Aedes albopictus strain Foshan chromosome 3, AalbF5, whole genome shotgun sequence, the genomic window GCTTGACTAGCAGAGAGGAAACTGAGACCTTGTAGCGTAGCGTAGATTCTTAGGAAATTCGGTGATAGGGCAATCTCCAAATCATCGATGCAAGATGGCGCTGGTAATGTTGCCGTGCGATCTTCCCTGGTGGTCCAACGTCCAGAAGAAGCTCGCCCAGATTGAGGAGACCCCAACGTTGGAGGTCGTCCTGGATGTGATGCAAAAGCTGCACGAACTCTGCAAGTAAGGCCCGGTTCaactcctagaattccctcatcTCAATTGTCACTTTCTTCCACAGTGTCAGCTTGGATCCGGACGACGACGGCAAGGATCAGGGAGTGTTCGACGGGTTGCGACACTTCATCGAGCAGACGCTTAGCGAGGAGGAGCGAACGCACTTCCTGAACCACACAGTCAAACATATCGCACATCATGCGCGGAACCTGAAGCTGCACCGTCCACCTCGGGGGCTGAGCTTTAGCCTGCAGCAGCAGTCCGACAGCTACGAGCTTAGCTACCGCCTGGTGGCGGCTCTCATAGCCAATGCCTTCTTTTCCACATTTCCAAAACGCACTGAGAAAACTCATCCCACGCTACAAGACTTCAATTTTACGTATTTCTTTAGAGGATTAGTAGAGTGAGTTGCCGATACTTGGAACTGTAGACCCCAATTAACATGTCCATCTCTCTCTCATTCCAGAAGTAATGTACAAAAGGCCAAATTTAGGAGCTTCCTTAACTATTTCGACTGGCTGGAAGCCAATCCCGAGGTGCTCCAGGGTACGCTCAAAGTCAGCCGGAAGGTCATGACCGGGAAGCAGTGGCTGACGATCGAAGATTGGCTAGAGTGCGGCCTTCCGCTGTGCGACGTAGATATCAAGCACGAGGGTCGCCTGGACAAGGCCAGTTCCGATACGATGCAGACGGTGTTTGCCAATGCCCGGTTAGGCGGCGATGTGTTAGCGTCCGGCGCTTCCCAAGAATCTCTCCAATTCTTCACATTTCCGGAGATTTTGGCTGTGCTGTTGTACGTGGAAGCCCTGGAGGATAACGAATCGCTGCAGGTGGAGAACGCTCACCATACGGCACGGATAGTGGATCCCCGGGGTAAGGCTCTGTTCGAACCGATCGAGCAACCGAAGAAGACCTCACTGTGCTGTATCGACGCCGAGAACTACCGGGCGATGCCCTCGCATCAGTTCGAAGAGGATGACATTCTGCGCGAGTTGAACAAGTGCCTTTTAGCGTTTAGACAGAATACGACCTGTCCGGTGGTGGAGCCGAGGCCGGCTGAGAAGCAACGCCCGACTCGGTTAGACCAACTGGAGACTGTATCCAGCAAGGGTAGACTATCTCCGATTGGGGAGCGCGATCGGGAGGGTTCGACTCCGGGATCGCCGGACTTTTGTACGACGATCTTTATAAAGCAGCCTACACCAAACTCGAAACGTTCCAGTAGTGATTCGAATAAGCTGGAGAAAGACATCAACAAGCGACGGTCATGGCTAACGCCGGACCGGAACTTGGGAGGAACGTCATCTGTGGTCAGTACGACTGGTTCGACGAGTGGAGTGTTGACAGGAGGTCCTAGGGGAAAGTTCATTATTCTGGGGTCTTCCGGAGAGTGTCTTCCAGTGAATCGCCACCCGTTGAGGATTCCCATGTTGAAGGATTCGTTTTCTAGCTGTGAATCCAGTAACGACGAGTTTCATAGTGCGCGTGATAGTTTCGACGAGGACGATGAAGACGGACTGCGTGCGAGGAAGTATTCAACCGAGTTGGACACTCCGGAAAGGAGGTTTACATTTGCTCAACGATTGCGGGAAGCGCTGCAGGATAGTAATTTACCTTCAGGGAGCACCGAGGAGGACAGTAGTTATGCCGTAGGAATAAGTGTTAGTGGATCGCAGACGAAGGATCAGGATATTAGAGTTAAGAGAGGAGGCTCGTGTGGATTCGTGCTCGATGGATCGATGGGAAGTACGTCTGAGGAACGGGAGTGGTTCGATCGCTGTAAAAAGAAACATAACGGGATTTTGGAGAGAAAGGAAACAAACGAGTCTTCCAGGTACAGTTTCGATTCGGATCTTGGATCGGAACTGGAGGAGGTGTACGAAAAGTTTGCCAAGTAAGATCGCTTTGAAAGTTTTCAAATCCAAATCTGGATTCTAACTATTCTTCCTTCCAGATGGTTAGAGGAGCCAATCAGTAGTGAGAAACCGAAGAAGCTGGATGCTCGAGATGAGGCGGTCCTAAGGTTTGCCAACTCCCTGCTGAAGCGAACGCTCAGCGAGAGCTTCGTGGGAATTCCATTTACCGAAGACGGGATGAGCGAGGAGAAGAATACCGAGACTTCGGCGATACGAAGCAACGGTACCCAAAAGGAGAAGGTAGTACTGAACGTGAGATCGTTATCGTTGGAGTTGGCCAAACACAAGCACAAACTTGCAGCACAATTGGTAAGTGTGTTCCTCCGGTCGGGTCAATCCGTACTGTGCGGGTGATTGAGCGATTGGCAAAATTCAGCTTCGCTTGGGTTTGGTAGAAAACTTCACAGGTTACGATTCAGTTAGTTTACGAGTTAATTTCTTTTGGACCGTTTTGATTTCGTTTCATTCCCAACATCCCCGATCCACACggctttggttttggtttggtttcatTGTACAAATCATCATCCACCGCACCTCTTCCGCATCTACCCTGTTACCACCGCCATCCATCAAATGCCATTGACGTGCACTAGCGCAACGAGTACCTAGCCCTGGAACCGGCCAAACTCTTCAAGTGCCCGAACATCCAGCTGAACCAGACCGACCAGCGGAAGCTGCTGCTCCGGTTACGTTCTAGTAGTTCGATCTGCTCGACGACTTCTGGACCACGTCCGGCGGTTCCACCTCGGGCCAAGAAGAAGTTCCGCAAGAAGCCCGTAGAACGGCAGTCCTCTCTGAAGACCCGACTGCAGAACTTCAAACCGAACTGGTCCGTTTCGTACTACCAGGACGTCAAGTGCGAAGATGTCACCCTGAAGGtatagtgtgtatgtgtgtgtggagCTTTTTGTTTTGTTACGTTTGTTAGTTCTGTCTGCGCCTTTATGTTTGTTCTCATTGCTTTCTTACCAATCGAGCCAGTCTGTCCGTACTAACTACTGCAGTTCACAACCCACAATACATTCCGAAATTGTTCTAATGATCCTTCCATTCTCAAGATTTCACAGCTAGCACAGAAACGCACATTCAACGTCAATTTGCGGCCGGTGGCCACCGGGAACTGGGGATGCGGCGATTCCAAACGAGGTGACGTTCAGCTCAAGATGGTTATCCAGTGGATGGCAGCCAGCGTGGCAGGACTGCCGTACTTAATATACTACACGGCCGGGAACGAGAAGCTGTCGAAGGTATGTATTAAATTGAAAACTGCTTCATAAGGCGTCTGATGATGATTTCAAAATCTGCGCAGTCCAAGCATTCGGGGTAACTCGCATGATCGAAATGGTGTCACTGTAGATACTCACTGTTTAAATCAATCATAGCCCTAAAAGACCAgaatcaggtggaatgttacttccccgtgGTGCCGCTTGATACAACTATCTATCATCGACATCGACCTGTGGGTCCATCGtcaggaactgtcccacgcgcgctgttaTTGGATCATAGAGGCCACACTCGAGAGATTGTTCGAGAGACCATTAACAACCTCattgtgcctcaacattctgttgaggatggTGGTTTGGAGCACCTTCcccaccgtgtcgatcaagcatattagtCTATAtggcgacgggtctccgggtggtttccccgactttggcaatagaaccaggatcTGCCTCTTCcatgcttctgggaaaactccctcgtcaagGCATTTCTGCatggcagacctgaacatctcgggagcctctgcaatagctacttttagggccaggttcggaactccgtccggacctggggccttacctacgctaagggacttagctatccccgcaagttccacatcggtgaccctctcctcatcgccagccccggtccccggctgtcctacgaaaggaggccaaggactaggatcataacgcggaaaaagtcctccaatgatcccctccaacatctctggagattgctctgtaggagccatcacacctctcgtcttggccataacgatcctgtaggcgtcaccccacgggttcgtattggcactatgacagagaccctcgaagcaggcctttttgcttgctcttatctcggttttaagcgcggcttttgcagcggcgaacaccacccgccgttcgtttcgctcttcatctgatcgtgctcgctgcatccgccgcctagcccgtaggcaggtgcggcacaagtccgcaatcgcgtcggtccaccagtaagccggtggcctcccatttctagggtggactcgcctaggcatggtcgcatcacacgcacgtgagagcaccgctaccagctcgtcgccgtctaaaccgattaagtttcgctcacggcggagcgcctccc contains:
- the LOC109410691 gene encoding uncharacterized protein LOC109410691 isoform X2; the encoded protein is MALVMLPCDLPWWSNVQKKLAQIEETPTLEVVLDVMQKLHELCNVSLDPDDDGKDQGVFDGLRHFIEQTLSEEERTHFLNHTVKHIAHHARNLKLHRPPRGLSFSLQQQSDSYELSYRLVAALIANAFFSTFPKRTEKTHPTLQDFNFTYFFRGLVDNVQKAKFRSFLNYFDWLEANPEVLQGTLKVSRKVMTGKQWLTIEDWLECGLPLCDVDIKHEGRLDKASSDTMQTVFANARLGGDVLASGASQESLQFFTFPEILAVLLYVEALEDNESLQVENAHHTARIVDPRGKALFEPIEQPKKTSLCCIDAENYRAMPSHQFEEDDILRELNKCLLAFRQNTTCPVVEPRPAEKQRPTRLDQLETVSSKGRLSPIGERDREGSTPGSPDFCTTIFIKQPTPNSKRSSSDSNKLEKDINKRRSWLTPDRNLGGTSSVVSTTGSTSGVLTGGPRGKFIILGSSGECLPVNRHPLRIPMLKDSFSSCESSNDEFHSARDSFDEDDEDGLRARKYSTELDTPERRFTFAQRLREALQDSNLPSGSTEEDSSYAVGISVSGSQTKDQDIRVKRGGSCGFVLDGSMGSTSEEREWFDRCKKKHNGILERKETNESSRYSFDSDLGSELEEVYEKFAKWLEEPISSEKPKKLDARDEAVLRFANSLLKRTLSESFVGIPFTEDGMSEEKNTETSAIRSNGTQKEKVVLNVRSLSLELAKHKHKLAAQLRNEYLALEPAKLFKCPNIQLNQTDQRKLLLRLRSSSSICSTTSGPRPAVPPRAKKKFRKKPVERQSSLKTRLQNFKPNWSVSYYQDVKCEDVTLKISQLAQKRTFNVNLRPVATGNWGCGDSKRGDVQLKMVIQWMAASVAGLPYLIYYTAGNEKLSKLDTVCRVLKDRKWTVGELASATLSHARDILEDPFYYNNDRNYCSYFDKLIGIERTATGQ
- the LOC109410691 gene encoding uncharacterized protein LOC109410691 isoform X4 → MALVMLPCDLPWWSNVQKKLAQIEETPTLEVVLDVMQKLHELCNVSLDPDDDGKDQGVFDGLRHFIEQTLSEEERTHFLNHTVKHIAHHARNLKLHRPPRGLSFSLQQQSDSYELSYRLVAALIANAFFSTFPKRTEKTHPTLQDFNFTYFFRGLVESNVQKAKFRSFLNYFDWLEANPEVLQGTLKVSRKVMTGKQWLTIEDWLECGLPLCDVDIKHEGRLDKASSDTMQTVFANARLGGDVLASGASQESLQFFTFPEILAVLLYVEALEDNESLQVENAHHTARIVDPRGKALFEPIEQPKKTSLCCIDAENYRAMPSHQFEEDDILRELNKCLLAFRQNTTCPVVEPRPAEKQRPTRLDQLETVSSKGRLSPIGERDREGSTPGSPDFCTTIFIKQPTPNSKRSSSDSNKLEKDINKRRSWLTPDRNLGGTSSVVSTTGSTSGVLTGGPRGKFIILGSSGECLPVNRHPLRIPMLKDSFSSCESSNDEFHSARDSFDEDDEDGLRARKYSTELDTPERRFTFAQRLREALQDSNLPSGSTEEDSSYAVGISVSGSQTKDQDIRVKRGGSCGFVLDGSMGSTSEEREWFDRCKKKHNGILERKETNESSRYSFDSDLGSELEEVYEKFAKWLEEPISSEKPKKLDARDEAVLRFANSLLKRTLSESFVGIPFTEDGMSEEKNTETSAIRSNGTQKEKVVLNVRSLSLELAKHKHKLAAQLISQLAQKRTFNVNLRPVATGNWGCGDSKRGDVQLKMVIQWMAASVAGLPYLIYYTAGNEKLSKLDTVCRVLKDRKWTVGELASATLSHARDILEDPFYYNNDRNYCSYFDKLIGIERTATGQ
- the LOC109410691 gene encoding uncharacterized protein LOC109410691 isoform X1, producing the protein MALVMLPCDLPWWSNVQKKLAQIEETPTLEVVLDVMQKLHELCNVSLDPDDDGKDQGVFDGLRHFIEQTLSEEERTHFLNHTVKHIAHHARNLKLHRPPRGLSFSLQQQSDSYELSYRLVAALIANAFFSTFPKRTEKTHPTLQDFNFTYFFRGLVESNVQKAKFRSFLNYFDWLEANPEVLQGTLKVSRKVMTGKQWLTIEDWLECGLPLCDVDIKHEGRLDKASSDTMQTVFANARLGGDVLASGASQESLQFFTFPEILAVLLYVEALEDNESLQVENAHHTARIVDPRGKALFEPIEQPKKTSLCCIDAENYRAMPSHQFEEDDILRELNKCLLAFRQNTTCPVVEPRPAEKQRPTRLDQLETVSSKGRLSPIGERDREGSTPGSPDFCTTIFIKQPTPNSKRSSSDSNKLEKDINKRRSWLTPDRNLGGTSSVVSTTGSTSGVLTGGPRGKFIILGSSGECLPVNRHPLRIPMLKDSFSSCESSNDEFHSARDSFDEDDEDGLRARKYSTELDTPERRFTFAQRLREALQDSNLPSGSTEEDSSYAVGISVSGSQTKDQDIRVKRGGSCGFVLDGSMGSTSEEREWFDRCKKKHNGILERKETNESSRYSFDSDLGSELEEVYEKFAKWLEEPISSEKPKKLDARDEAVLRFANSLLKRTLSESFVGIPFTEDGMSEEKNTETSAIRSNGTQKEKVVLNVRSLSLELAKHKHKLAAQLRNEYLALEPAKLFKCPNIQLNQTDQRKLLLRLRSSSSICSTTSGPRPAVPPRAKKKFRKKPVERQSSLKTRLQNFKPNWSVSYYQDVKCEDVTLKISQLAQKRTFNVNLRPVATGNWGCGDSKRGDVQLKMVIQWMAASVAGLPYLIYYTAGNEKLSKLDTVCRVLKDRKWTVGELASATLSHARDILEDPFYYNNDRNYCSYFDKLIGIERTATGQ
- the LOC109410691 gene encoding uncharacterized protein LOC109410691 isoform X3, with the protein product MALVMLPCDLPWWSNVQKKLAQIEETPTLEVVLDVMQKLHELCNVSLDPDDDGKDQGVFDGLRHFIEQTLSEEERTHFLNHTVKHIAHHARNLKLHRPPRGLSFSLQQQSDSYELSYRLVAALIANAFFSTFPKRTEKTHPTLQDFNFTYFFRGLVESNVQKAKFRSFLNYFDWLEANPEVLQGTLKVSRKVMTGKQWLTIEDWLECGLPLCDVDIKHEGRLDKASSDTMQTVFANARLGGDVLASGASQESLQFFTFPEILAVLLYVEALEDNESLQVENAHHTARIVDPRGKALFEPIEQPKKTSLCCIDAENYRAMPSHQFEEDDILRELNKCLLAFRQNTTCPVVEPRPAEKQRPTRLDQLETVSSKGRLSPIGERDREGSTPGSPDFCTTIFIKQPTPNSKRSSSDSNKLEKDINKRRSWLTPDRNLGGTSSVVSTTGSTSGVLTGGPRGKFIILGSSGECLPVNRHPLRIPMLKDSFSSCESSNDEFHSARDSFDEDDEDGLRARKYSTELDTPERRFTFAQRLREALQDSNLPSGSTEEDSSYAVGISVSGSQTKDQDIRVKRGGSCGFVLDGSMGSTSEEREWFDRCKKKHNGILERKETNESSRYSFDSDLGSELEEVYEKFAKWLEEPISSEKPKKLDARDEAVLRFANSLLKRTLSESFVGIPFTEDGMSEEKNTETSAIRSNGTQKEKRNEYLALEPAKLFKCPNIQLNQTDQRKLLLRLRSSSSICSTTSGPRPAVPPRAKKKFRKKPVERQSSLKTRLQNFKPNWSVSYYQDVKCEDVTLKISQLAQKRTFNVNLRPVATGNWGCGDSKRGDVQLKMVIQWMAASVAGLPYLIYYTAGNEKLSKLDTVCRVLKDRKWTVGELASATLSHARDILEDPFYYNNDRNYCSYFDKLIGIERTATGQ
- the LOC109410691 gene encoding uncharacterized protein LOC109410691 isoform X5, with the protein product MALVMLPCDLPWWSNVQKKLAQIEETPTLEVVLDVMQKLHELCNVSLDPDDDGKDQGVFDGLRHFIEQTLSEEERTHFLNHTVKHIAHHARNLKLHRPPRGLSFSLQQQSDSYELSYRLVAALIANAFFSTFPKRTEKTHPTLQDFNFTYFFRGLVESNVQKAKFRSFLNYFDWLEANPEVLQGTLKVSRKVMTGKQWLTIEDWLECGLPLCDVDIKHEGRLDKASSDTMQTVFANARLGGDVLASGASQESLQFFTFPEILAVLLYVEALEDNESLQVENAHHTARIVDPRGKALFEPIEQPKKTSLCCIDAENYRAMPSHQFEEDDILRELNKCLLAFRQNTTCPVVEPRPAEKQRPTRLDQLETVSSKGRLSPIGERDREGSTPGSPDFCTTIFIKQPTPNSKRSSSDSNKLEKDINKRRSWLTPDRNLGGTSSVVSTTGSTSGVLTGGPRGKFIILGSSGECLPVNRHPLRIPMLKDSFSSCESSNDEFHSARDSFDEDDEDGLRARKYSTELDTPERRFTFAQRLREALQDSNLPSGSTEEDSSYAVGISVSGSQTKDQDIRVKRGGSCGFVLDGSMGSTSEEREWFDRCKKKHNGILERKETNESSRYSFDSDLGSELEEVYEKFAKWLEEPISSEKPKKLDARDEAVLRFANSLLKRTLSESFVGIPFTEDGMSEEKNTETSAIRSNGTQKEKISQLAQKRTFNVNLRPVATGNWGCGDSKRGDVQLKMVIQWMAASVAGLPYLIYYTAGNEKLSKLDTVCRVLKDRKWTVGELASATLSHARDILEDPFYYNNDRNYCSYFDKLIGIERTATGQ